From Candidatus Cloacimonadaceae bacterium, the proteins below share one genomic window:
- a CDS encoding FprA family A-type flavoprotein, translating into MKAIKLKDNIWWVGAIDWDLRNFHGYLTQRGSTYNAYLIIDEKITLIDNVKAYFFDEMIARIKDLIDPAQIDILIQNHVEMDHSGGLPALMKILPNAKLYTNSNGIKGLKMHYKQDWNFSEIKSGDCINIGKRDLHFITTPMVHWPDNQFTYCPQDKILFSNDAFGQHIASTERLEKDYPLGIVMEEAKKYYANIVLPYSKQVQNVLTAAAPMDIEMICPSHGLVWTKHIPDILSAYKGWAYNVADANKALLIYDTMWKSTQMIAYAIADAFENLGIHVKMQNLQTSHISDIMTDIIDAKYICVGSPTLNSSILPTVAAFLYYLKGLSPKDRIGLAFGSYGWGGQSIPILQNLLGDPKECGFDMLAPIKTQYIPDEKTLKEITQTLEKQIKNKLEKS; encoded by the coding sequence ATGAAAGCCATTAAACTGAAAGATAATATCTGGTGGGTTGGCGCGATCGATTGGGATCTGCGAAACTTCCACGGATACCTCACGCAAAGGGGTTCCACCTACAATGCTTATCTGATCATAGACGAAAAGATCACCCTGATCGACAATGTCAAAGCCTATTTTTTTGACGAGATGATCGCCCGCATCAAAGACCTCATCGATCCCGCCCAGATAGACATTCTCATCCAAAACCACGTGGAGATGGATCACTCCGGCGGCTTGCCCGCTCTGATGAAGATCCTCCCCAATGCCAAGCTATATACCAACTCCAACGGCATCAAGGGTTTGAAGATGCATTACAAGCAGGACTGGAACTTTTCCGAGATCAAATCCGGGGACTGCATCAACATCGGCAAGCGTGATCTGCACTTCATCACCACCCCGATGGTGCACTGGCCCGATAACCAATTTACATATTGTCCGCAGGACAAGATTCTTTTCTCAAACGACGCCTTCGGACAGCACATCGCCTCCACCGAAAGACTCGAAAAGGACTATCCACTCGGCATCGTCATGGAAGAGGCGAAAAAGTATTACGCAAACATCGTATTGCCCTATTCCAAGCAAGTGCAGAATGTGTTGACCGCCGCGGCGCCGATGGATATCGAGATGATCTGTCCGAGCCACGGACTGGTATGGACAAAGCACATCCCAGACATCCTAAGTGCTTACAAGGGTTGGGCATACAACGTTGCCGACGCCAATAAAGCGCTGCTGATCTATGATACGATGTGGAAATCCACCCAGATGATAGCTTATGCAATCGCGGATGCTTTCGAAAATCTCGGTATCCACGTGAAAATGCAAAACTTGCAGACCAGCCATATCTCAGACATCATGACCGATATCATCGATGCCAAATACATCTGCGTCGGCTCGCCCACTCTGAATAGCTCCATCCTGCCCACCGTCGCGGCTTTTCTCTATTACCTGAAAGGTCTTTCACCCAAGGACAGGATCGGCCTCGCGTTCGGTTCATACGGTTGGGGCGGACAGAGCATTCCCATTCTGCAAAACCTGTTGGGAGACCCGAAAGAATGCGGATTCGACATGCTGGCGCCGATCAAAACCCAATATATTCCGGATGAAAAAACCTTGAAGGAAATCACCCAAACCCTCGAAAAACAAATAAAAAACAAACTGGAGAAATCATGA
- a CDS encoding diguanylate cyclase yields the protein MKELNVQHIYSTVFKSAVVAIGITDLDANYILVNPAWCEFTGYSAKEAMSMNVGQLTLPDETEKSRQMYRQLLSVDNSGIRKARRYLRKDGRVFWADLHVSALADDEGKVIGVIGIFVDIDRRVEAENHLKELNRELTKLARHDSLTGLYNRRVMEDICLREGKRASRYKRGLAIAIVDIDNFKHVNDTYGHECGDIVLKRVADIFLSSIRETDTAGRWGGEEFLLVFSETSCEGAEIVAERIRSRVESEQFICRDHQLSITVTIGFSYHRETLQSADLINEADLALYSGKNNGKNKVVCFQGDCLNT from the coding sequence ATGAAAGAATTGAACGTCCAACATATTTATTCCACGGTCTTCAAAAGCGCGGTCGTGGCAATCGGAATCACGGATCTGGACGCGAATTACATTTTGGTCAATCCCGCCTGGTGTGAATTCACCGGATACTCGGCAAAAGAAGCCATGTCCATGAATGTTGGGCAATTGACTCTCCCGGATGAGACTGAAAAAAGCCGGCAAATGTATCGACAACTTTTATCCGTCGATAATAGTGGAATCAGGAAGGCGAGACGCTATCTGCGCAAGGATGGAAGGGTTTTTTGGGCTGATCTGCATGTCTCCGCCCTCGCGGATGATGAAGGAAAAGTCATCGGAGTGATCGGCATTTTTGTAGATATCGACAGACGAGTCGAAGCCGAAAACCACCTGAAAGAGCTCAATCGCGAGCTGACAAAACTGGCAAGGCATGATAGCCTGACCGGGCTTTATAACCGTAGGGTCATGGAAGATATCTGCCTCCGGGAAGGAAAGCGTGCCTCGCGTTACAAACGCGGCTTGGCGATTGCAATCGTGGACATTGACAACTTCAAACACGTCAACGACACTTATGGTCACGAATGCGGAGACATCGTTCTCAAACGCGTGGCGGATATATTTTTAAGCTCAATCCGCGAAACCGATACAGCCGGGCGTTGGGGCGGAGAAGAATTTCTGCTCGTGTTTTCAGAAACTTCTTGTGAAGGCGCGGAAATCGTGGCGGAACGTATCCGAAGCCGGGTGGAAAGCGAACAATTCATCTGCCGTGATCACCAGCTATCCATCACAGTGACTATCGGTTTCAGCTATCATCGCGAGACACTTCAGTCTGCTGATCTGATCAACGAAGCCGATCTGGCGCTCTATTCAGGAAAGAACAACGGAAAAAACAAGGTGGTCTGTTTCCAGGGGGACTGTCTGAACACATAA
- the mutM gene encoding bifunctional DNA-formamidopyrimidine glycosylase/DNA-(apurinic or apyrimidinic site) lyase, producing the protein MPELPEVQTVLDGLAKSLNKKKIMALDCLREGTVILDPEVLEPAFPAKAISFARRGKYMIITLDCGNSLIIHLRMTGKLVHTKAETPPNKHEHACFVLTGQESVHFIDPRTFGKIILCNSSNIANYLPRLGAEPLDDEFDDLYLKDKLKGKKLPIKNAILDQRIIAGLGNIYVSEILFRAKVRPDRPSGGLSDKELKAIVKDTKAVLREAIAKNGTSISDFRRIDDKSGQFQNYLQVYQKKACPLGHDIRVIRLGGRSSFYCPVCQK; encoded by the coding sequence ATGCCAGAATTACCGGAAGTGCAAACCGTCTTGGACGGGCTTGCCAAGTCACTCAACAAGAAAAAGATAATGGCATTGGACTGTCTCCGCGAAGGTACCGTGATCCTTGACCCGGAAGTGCTTGAACCAGCCTTTCCAGCAAAGGCGATCAGCTTTGCAAGACGCGGCAAATACATGATTATCACCCTGGATTGCGGAAACAGCCTCATTATCCATTTGAGGATGACGGGCAAGCTGGTGCATACAAAAGCCGAAACTCCGCCCAATAAACACGAGCACGCTTGCTTTGTACTTACCGGGCAGGAATCCGTGCATTTCATCGATCCGCGCACTTTTGGCAAGATCATCCTCTGCAACAGCAGCAACATCGCAAACTATCTGCCCAGGCTTGGCGCTGAACCGCTTGACGACGAATTTGACGATCTCTATCTGAAAGACAAACTCAAAGGCAAAAAGTTGCCTATCAAAAACGCCATCCTCGATCAACGCATCATTGCCGGGCTTGGAAACATCTATGTCAGCGAAATCCTCTTTCGGGCAAAAGTCCGTCCCGATCGTCCTTCAGGAGGGCTCAGCGACAAAGAACTGAAAGCCATTGTCAAAGATACCAAAGCCGTGCTGCGCGAAGCCATTGCCAAAAACGGAACTTCGATCTCGGATTTTAGGCGCATCGACGATAAAAGCGGACAGTTTCAAAACTATCTGCAAGTCTATCAAAAGAAAGCATGCCCGCTGGGACATGATATTCGGGTGATCCGTCTGGGTGGGCGCAGCAGCTTCTATTGTCCGGTCTGTCAAAAATGA
- a CDS encoding ferritin, whose protein sequence is MISKSLETAINEQINRELYSEYLYISMQAWFKHENLDGFANWMDAQGKEERFHAMKFFHYLLDRGAKVKLTAIEQPAVDFGNPLNAFKMALEHEQFVSKSINNLMDLAIKENDHGTKSILQWFVDEQVEEEAAADKIVSKLKMIGDNMQGVFMLDNELGQRVFTPPPTVA, encoded by the coding sequence ATGATCAGCAAATCCCTCGAAACAGCGATAAACGAACAAATCAACCGCGAACTCTATTCCGAGTATCTATACATATCGATGCAAGCCTGGTTCAAGCACGAAAACCTGGACGGCTTTGCCAATTGGATGGACGCTCAGGGCAAGGAAGAGCGCTTCCACGCGATGAAGTTCTTCCACTATTTGCTTGACCGCGGCGCAAAAGTGAAACTGACGGCGATCGAACAACCCGCCGTCGATTTCGGCAACCCCCTCAATGCGTTCAAAATGGCGCTCGAACACGAGCAATTTGTCAGCAAAAGCATCAACAACCTCATGGATCTCGCCATCAAGGAAAATGACCACGGCACCAAAAGCATTTTGCAATGGTTTGTGGACGAACAGGTGGAAGAAGAAGCCGCTGCGGACAAAATCGTCAGCAAGCTCAAAATGATCGGCGACAACATGCAGGGCGTCTTCATGCTGGATAACGAACTGGGGCAGAGAGTCTTCACGCCTCCTCCCACAGTAGCATAG